From the Kitasatospora viridis genome, one window contains:
- a CDS encoding ATP-binding protein, with the protein MPRRTHTPQPTLGRSQWLPCHGSSARLARSMLRALLNDLTDVELYGVSAELVVSELIANAVVHGSRSPQTPIFVRLEASVDRLRVEVHDSTRHLPIMQPAHPDDECGRGLRLVDQLAADWGHSLARDGSGKQVWAIVMPEGPEPLRTSP; encoded by the coding sequence ATGCCCAGACGTACACACACCCCCCAGCCGACGCTCGGACGTTCGCAGTGGCTGCCGTGCCACGGGAGCTCGGCCCGCCTGGCGCGCAGCATGCTGCGGGCCCTGCTCAACGACCTGACGGACGTCGAACTCTACGGAGTCAGCGCAGAGTTGGTGGTCAGTGAGCTGATTGCCAACGCCGTGGTCCACGGCTCCAGATCCCCACAGACGCCGATCTTCGTGCGGCTCGAAGCGTCCGTCGACCGGCTGCGGGTCGAGGTGCACGACTCGACGCGGCACCTGCCGATCATGCAGCCCGCGCATCCGGACGACGAATGCGGCAGGGGGTTGCGGCTCGTCGACCAGCTCGCCGCCGACTGGGGGCACAGCCTCGCTCGCGACGGCTCGGGCAAGCAGGTCTGGGCGATCGTCATGCCCGAGGGCCCGGAACCACTCCGCACGTCACCTTGA
- a CDS encoding N-acetylmuramic acid 6-phosphate etherase, which yields MPHQPPTERRNPASASIDRLDTLPLLELINDQDAIVAGAVRAALPQLAALVDAALAVLAGGGRIHYYGAGTSGRLALGDAVELGPTYGVGPDTVVAHLAGGPGAGGRAREDAEDHAPEEPPGAAPTAADLVIGITASGRTPYVAAALRAARAAGAATALLSNDPAAPLAELADLHVVLDTGPEVVTGSTRMKAGTAQKLALNAFSTALMVRSGRTWSNLMITASTHNAKLRERAVRTLATACEVPEPVAAEALAAADHETPTALVALVAGVGPAEARAALAVAGGHPWSAVKSLTSRQVTP from the coding sequence ATGCCGCACCAACCGCCCACCGAGCGCCGCAACCCGGCCTCCGCGTCGATCGACCGGCTGGACACCCTGCCGCTGCTGGAGCTGATCAACGACCAGGACGCCATCGTGGCGGGCGCCGTCCGGGCCGCGCTGCCGCAGCTGGCCGCACTGGTGGACGCCGCGCTCGCCGTGCTGGCCGGCGGCGGGCGGATCCACTACTACGGCGCGGGCACCAGCGGACGCCTCGCGCTCGGCGACGCCGTCGAGCTCGGGCCGACCTACGGGGTCGGGCCCGACACCGTCGTGGCACACCTCGCGGGCGGACCGGGCGCCGGTGGTCGGGCCCGGGAGGACGCGGAGGACCACGCGCCGGAGGAGCCGCCCGGCGCCGCGCCGACCGCCGCCGACCTGGTCATCGGCATCACCGCCAGCGGCCGCACGCCCTACGTCGCCGCCGCCCTGCGCGCCGCCCGGGCGGCGGGGGCCGCCACCGCGCTGCTCTCCAACGACCCGGCCGCGCCGCTCGCCGAACTCGCCGACCTGCACGTGGTCCTGGACACCGGCCCCGAGGTGGTCACCGGCTCCACCCGGATGAAGGCGGGCACCGCGCAGAAGCTCGCGCTGAACGCCTTCTCCACCGCGCTGATGGTGCGCAGCGGGCGCACCTGGTCCAATCTGATGATCACCGCCTCCACCCACAACGCGAAGCTGCGCGAGCGGGCCGTGCGCACCCTGGCCACCGCCTGCGAGGTGCCCGAGCCGGTGGCCGCCGAGGCGCTGGCGGCCGCCGACCACGAGACGCCCACCGCGCTGGTCGCCCTGGTGGCCGGCGTCGGCCCGGCCGAGGCGCGGGCCGCGCTGGCCGTCGCCGGCGGCCACCCGTGGTCCGCCGTCAAGTCGCTGACCTCCCGCCAGGTGACCCCGTGA
- a CDS encoding chemotaxis protein — translation MDVTDLTPATLAALAAPRPRPAVTVAVPTHRRGPEREQDALWLKNLLVEARHRIESDETLARADRLDVLDRLDRAAAEVDLRHSLDGLLLFAAPGEHQVWTLPRTVPARVVVSDSYLTRNLVAARAVHAPYWVLTLAAHQVRLWSGAGPDLAESRAAGFPQLPANPEKFDPQREERIGDTPSVYSAEETRVFFRDVDAALGALLKEDPRPCYLVGVPEAVSLFDSVTAHQDVVVGRLEKGGLGDGPATALAPVLAPVLAARDEAERAAALARLDQAAGRKTLAAGLDEIWQAVSENRVAELMVEERYQATVQVTDGHLAPAPAQALPTGTGELREDVVDEIVERTLLSGGTVTFLPDDALADRDRLAAVLRY, via the coding sequence GTGGACGTCACCGACCTCACCCCAGCCACCCTGGCCGCGCTCGCCGCGCCCCGCCCGCGCCCGGCGGTCACCGTCGCCGTGCCGACGCACCGGCGCGGGCCGGAGCGCGAGCAGGACGCGCTCTGGCTGAAGAACCTGCTGGTCGAGGCCCGCCACCGGATCGAGTCGGACGAGACGCTGGCCCGGGCCGACCGGCTGGACGTGCTGGACCGGCTGGACCGGGCGGCCGCCGAGGTGGACCTGCGGCACTCGCTGGACGGGCTGCTGCTGTTCGCCGCGCCCGGGGAGCACCAGGTGTGGACGCTGCCGCGCACGGTGCCCGCCCGGGTGGTGGTCTCCGACTCCTACCTGACCCGCAACCTGGTCGCCGCCCGCGCGGTGCACGCGCCGTACTGGGTGCTCACCCTGGCGGCCCATCAGGTCCGGCTGTGGAGCGGCGCCGGGCCCGACCTGGCGGAGTCCCGCGCGGCCGGCTTCCCGCAGCTGCCGGCCAACCCGGAGAAGTTCGACCCGCAGCGCGAGGAGCGGATCGGCGACACCCCGAGCGTCTACAGCGCCGAGGAGACCCGGGTCTTCTTCCGCGACGTGGACGCCGCGCTGGGCGCCCTGCTCAAGGAGGACCCGCGGCCCTGCTACCTGGTCGGCGTGCCGGAGGCGGTCAGCCTCTTCGACTCGGTGACGGCGCACCAGGACGTGGTCGTCGGGCGGCTGGAGAAGGGCGGCCTGGGCGACGGCCCGGCCACCGCGCTGGCCCCGGTGCTGGCGCCGGTGCTGGCCGCGCGGGACGAGGCGGAGCGGGCGGCCGCGCTGGCCCGGCTGGACCAGGCGGCCGGCCGCAAGACGCTGGCCGCCGGGCTGGACGAGATCTGGCAGGCCGTCAGCGAGAACCGGGTCGCCGAGCTGATGGTGGAGGAGCGCTACCAGGCGACCGTCCAGGTCACCGACGGCCACCTGGCCCCCGCCCCCGCGCAGGCGCTGCCGACCGGCACCGGCGAGCTGCGCGAGGACGTGGTGGACGAGATCGTCGAGCGCACCCTGCTGTCCGGCGGCACCGTGACCTTCCTGCCCGACGACGCGCTGGCCGACCGGGACCGGCTGGCCGCCGTGCTGCGTTACTGA
- a CDS encoding N-acetylglucosamine kinase, which yields MTYLGLDVGGTHTRAVLHDAAGRELARATATGGNPAARGAPAALAVLAEVVARTVADPGAVRGCLLGLSGVSALADPDGFAEACRAAFGLTVPVRLVSDAVVAFAAGAPAAPGGTVLIAGTGAIACRIAGTAVTERAGGLGWLLGDEGGGFWLGREALRHAHAHAHDHPADPLGRAVLDACAAPDPAALLRWAYDGPPHRLASLAPLITELALTGDPAALRITESAAAHLAALVAALHRDDAPIVLAGSVATAPGPVHDGLLARLRAAHPAAPLTVAGDGAAAAARLAAAAG from the coding sequence GTGACCTACCTCGGCCTCGACGTCGGCGGCACCCACACCCGCGCCGTGCTGCACGACGCCGCCGGCCGCGAGCTGGCGCGGGCCACGGCGACCGGCGGCAACCCCGCCGCGCGCGGCGCCCCGGCGGCGCTCGCCGTGCTCGCCGAGGTGGTGGCCCGCACGGTCGCCGACCCCGGGGCGGTGCGCGGCTGCCTGCTGGGCCTGTCCGGGGTGAGCGCGCTCGCCGACCCCGACGGCTTCGCCGAGGCGTGCCGGGCCGCGTTCGGCCTCACCGTCCCGGTCCGGCTGGTCTCCGACGCGGTGGTGGCGTTCGCGGCCGGCGCCCCGGCGGCGCCCGGGGGCACGGTGCTGATCGCCGGTACCGGGGCGATCGCCTGCCGGATCGCGGGCACCGCCGTGACCGAGCGGGCGGGCGGCCTCGGCTGGCTGCTGGGCGACGAGGGCGGCGGCTTCTGGCTCGGCCGCGAGGCGCTGCGGCACGCGCACGCCCACGCCCATGACCACCCCGCCGACCCGCTCGGCCGCGCGGTCCTCGACGCCTGCGCCGCGCCCGACCCGGCCGCCCTGCTCCGCTGGGCCTACGACGGCCCGCCGCACCGCCTGGCCAGCCTCGCCCCACTGATCACCGAGCTGGCCCTCACTGGCGACCCGGCCGCGCTACGGATCACCGAGTCCGCCGCCGCCCACCTCGCCGCCCTGGTCGCCGCCCTGCACCGGGACGACGCACCGATCGTGCTGGCCGGCTCCGTCGCCACCGCCCCCGGACCGGTCCACGACGGTCTGCTAGCCCGCCTGCGCGCCGCCCACCCGGCTGCCCCGCTCACCGTGGCGGGTGACGGCGCCGCCGCGGCCGCCCGCCTCGCCGCAGCCGCCGGCTAG
- a CDS encoding DUF397 domain-containing protein encodes MDISQTRWRKSTHSQQGGACIEVADGFAGVVPVRDSKDPNGSALVFSAAAFGAFIESVRAGEFGLV; translated from the coding sequence ATGGACATCTCCCAGACCCGGTGGCGGAAGTCGACCCACAGCCAGCAGGGTGGCGCGTGCATCGAAGTCGCCGACGGTTTCGCTGGCGTCGTCCCTGTCCGGGACTCGAAGGACCCCAACGGCAGCGCCCTCGTCTTCTCCGCTGCCGCGTTCGGCGCCTTCATCGAGTCCGTGCGCGCAGGAGAGTTCGGGCTCGTTTAG
- a CDS encoding carboxymuconolactone decarboxylase family protein produces the protein MTITENRLNMMKLSRDSYGAMLALNSTTQQAALAAGLELPLLELVRIRASQINGCAYCLDMHTKDARHAGETEQRIYALNAWRETPFFSEVERAALAFTEAVTLVADGQVPDAVYRETAEVLTEEQIAALTWVIVVINAFNRVAITSRVPVGDYQPGSH, from the coding sequence ATGACGATCACCGAGAACCGCCTCAACATGATGAAGCTGAGCCGTGACAGCTACGGCGCCATGCTCGCCCTCAACTCCACCACCCAGCAGGCCGCGCTCGCCGCCGGCCTGGAGCTGCCGCTGCTGGAGCTGGTCCGGATCCGGGCCTCCCAGATCAACGGCTGCGCCTACTGCCTGGACATGCACACCAAGGACGCCCGCCACGCGGGCGAGACCGAGCAGCGGATCTACGCGTTGAACGCCTGGCGCGAGACCCCGTTCTTCTCCGAGGTCGAGCGGGCCGCCCTGGCCTTCACCGAGGCCGTCACCCTGGTCGCCGACGGCCAGGTGCCGGACGCGGTGTACCGGGAGACGGCGGAGGTGCTGACGGAGGAGCAGATCGCCGCCCTCACCTGGGTGATCGTGGTGATCAACGCCTTCAACCGGGTGGCCATCACCTCCCGGGTCCCGGTCGGCGACTACCAGCCCGGCTCGCACTGA
- the thrS gene encoding threonine--tRNA ligase yields MDAKHDHKKLGRELGLFGTDPLIGAGLPYWLPDGAVVRHELEEYVRGEERRAGYRHVYSPVLGKRELYEISGHWSHYSEDMFPPMKLGEEEVVLRPSLCPHHAVIYRSRARSYRELPLRMAELGPMYRSELSGVLGGLTRVRAIQLNDGHIFCTLDQVAEEARGALRLIREAYRVLGIEAARYRLSLPGPGGKYVAAPELWERSVALLVEVLESEGIEYQAEEGEAAFYGPKIDVQVVDPQGREFTLSTVQVDFHQPERFDLHYIGADGAKHRPVMVHRAVIGSVERAVAQLVEQHGGAFPAWLAPVQVVLLPVGEAEVAQAAELVERCLAAGLRAELAGPELGSLGARIREHRLVPYQAVIGSREAAQGLVALRLRDGRRLDPLPAGEALARISARVAERRTDLWD; encoded by the coding sequence GTGGACGCGAAGCACGACCACAAGAAGCTGGGCCGCGAGCTGGGCCTGTTCGGCACCGATCCGCTGATCGGCGCGGGCCTGCCCTACTGGCTGCCGGACGGCGCGGTGGTGCGCCACGAACTGGAGGAGTACGTCCGGGGCGAGGAGCGGCGGGCCGGCTACCGGCACGTCTACTCGCCGGTGCTCGGCAAACGGGAGCTGTACGAGATCTCCGGGCACTGGTCGCACTACAGCGAGGACATGTTCCCGCCGATGAAGCTCGGCGAGGAGGAGGTGGTGCTGCGGCCCAGCCTGTGCCCGCACCACGCGGTGATCTACCGCTCCAGGGCCCGCAGTTACCGCGAACTGCCGCTGCGGATGGCGGAGCTCGGGCCGATGTACCGCTCCGAGCTGTCGGGGGTGCTGGGCGGGCTGACCCGGGTGCGGGCGATCCAGCTGAACGACGGTCACATCTTCTGCACCCTGGACCAGGTGGCCGAGGAGGCCCGCGGCGCGCTGCGGCTGATCCGCGAGGCCTACCGGGTGCTCGGCATCGAGGCGGCCCGCTACCGGCTCTCGCTGCCGGGCCCCGGCGGCAAGTACGTTGCCGCGCCCGAGCTGTGGGAGCGCTCGGTGGCGCTGCTGGTCGAGGTGCTGGAGAGCGAGGGCATCGAGTACCAGGCGGAGGAGGGCGAGGCCGCCTTCTACGGGCCGAAGATCGACGTCCAGGTGGTCGACCCGCAGGGCCGGGAGTTCACCCTCTCCACCGTCCAGGTCGACTTCCACCAGCCGGAGCGCTTCGACCTGCACTACATCGGCGCCGACGGTGCCAAGCACCGGCCGGTGATGGTCCACCGGGCGGTGATCGGCAGTGTGGAGCGGGCGGTGGCCCAGCTGGTGGAGCAGCACGGCGGGGCGTTCCCGGCCTGGCTCGCACCGGTGCAGGTGGTGCTGCTGCCGGTGGGCGAGGCGGAGGTGGCGCAGGCGGCCGAGCTGGTGGAGCGCTGCCTGGCGGCCGGGCTGCGGGCCGAGCTGGCCGGCCCGGAGCTGGGCAGCCTCGGGGCCCGGATCAGGGAGCACCGGCTGGTGCCGTACCAGGCGGTGATCGGGAGCAGGGAGGCGGCGCAGGGTCTGGTGGCGCTGCGGCTGCGGGACGGTCGGCGGCTCGACCCGCTGCCGGCGGGGGAGGCGCTGGCCCGGATCTCGGCGCGGGTGGCGGAGCGCCGGACCGACCTCTGGGACTGA
- a CDS encoding DUF397 domain-containing protein, whose product MDMSQARWRKSTHSQQQGACVEVADGFPGVVPVRDSKDPEGGALVFSTTAFGAFVESVRAGEFGEV is encoded by the coding sequence ATGGACATGTCTCAGGCCCGTTGGCGGAAGTCGACCCACAGCCAGCAGCAGGGCGCGTGCGTCGAGGTAGCTGACGGCTTCCCCGGGGTCGTCCCCGTCCGTGACTCGAAGGACCCGGAGGGCGGTGCCCTCGTCTTCTCCACCACCGCGTTCGGGGCCTTCGTGGAGTCGGTGCGCGCAGGGGAGTTCGGGGAGGTCTGA
- a CDS encoding helix-turn-helix domain-containing protein, with translation MNRLELDPTTSPRAAFGAALRAAREERGWTQEELAERADYSATHVSAVETGRKPPTPRFARRVDAAFGSGTLFIDRYRDVRSASMLDGFEEYAAQEAKAREIRAFEIGVIPGLLQTSEYAAALADAQVRRGTITQDEADSWCAHLQARQQRLAAADGPMLHAVLDESCIRRLVGGRELMARQLDALEEYAGSARMIIQVAPYSMGADRPFALPVHLLTLSDRSLIGYSESVGQGHVQRDLNILTTWDRDYHRLQVGASSVAASIEVFRAIRKELE, from the coding sequence TTGAACCGCCTGGAGTTGGACCCGACCACATCGCCGCGTGCAGCCTTCGGCGCTGCTCTACGCGCTGCGCGCGAGGAGCGCGGATGGACGCAGGAGGAGCTCGCCGAACGTGCGGACTATTCGGCGACGCACGTTTCGGCGGTGGAAACTGGCCGGAAGCCTCCAACGCCTCGTTTTGCGAGAAGAGTTGACGCCGCGTTCGGATCAGGGACGCTGTTCATTGATCGATATCGCGATGTTCGAAGCGCGTCCATGCTCGACGGCTTCGAGGAGTACGCCGCACAGGAGGCAAAGGCCCGAGAGATCCGAGCGTTTGAGATCGGCGTGATACCGGGTCTGCTTCAAACCTCTGAGTACGCCGCCGCGCTGGCTGACGCTCAGGTTCGGCGAGGAACCATCACCCAGGACGAGGCTGACAGCTGGTGTGCACATCTGCAGGCTCGACAGCAACGTCTTGCCGCGGCTGACGGACCCATGCTTCACGCCGTGCTCGACGAGAGCTGCATCCGCCGACTCGTGGGTGGGCGTGAGCTGATGGCTCGCCAGCTTGATGCCCTGGAGGAGTACGCCGGCAGTGCGAGGATGATCATCCAAGTAGCTCCGTACTCCATGGGTGCTGACCGTCCGTTCGCACTCCCGGTGCACCTTCTGACGCTCTCTGACCGGAGCTTGATCGGCTATTCGGAGTCCGTAGGCCAAGGCCACGTTCAACGTGATCTCAACATCCTCACGACCTGGGACAGGGACTACCATCGCCTTCAGGTGGGTGCGTCGTCGGTAGCCGCATCTATCGAGGTGTTCCGTGCTATTCGAAAGGAACTTGAGTGA
- a CDS encoding RNA-guided endonuclease InsQ/TnpB family protein, protein MQTSHAKRAFKFRFYPTEAQAAELLRTFGCVRKVYNMALAARTEAWTLRRERVNYNATSSMLTAWKKTEELAFLSEVSSVPLQQALRHLQGAFSNFWQRRAKYPRFKSKRKSCDSAEYTTSAFRYRGGGITLAKMSEPLDIVWSRPLPEGASPSTVTVTRDAAGRWFVSMLCGDPGVRPLPLVDAAVGIDVGITSLVTLSSGQKIANPKHERKDRERLAVAQRELCRKARGSKNREKARVKVARIHARIADRRRDFLHKLTTRIVRENQTVVIEDLSVRNMLKNKRLARAISDASWSELRTMLNYKCAWYGRELVTIDRWFPSSKLCNVCGVVRVDLPLNVREWTCDCGAVHDRDVNAARNILAAGLAVAACGDGVRPQRSTPSGRSSMKQEVVPPQRMHAAAQP, encoded by the coding sequence ATGCAGACCAGTCATGCGAAGCGGGCGTTCAAGTTCCGCTTCTATCCGACTGAAGCGCAGGCAGCTGAGCTGTTGCGCACATTCGGGTGTGTGAGGAAGGTCTACAACATGGCGCTGGCCGCTCGGACTGAAGCGTGGACGCTTCGTCGGGAGCGGGTGAACTACAACGCAACGTCTTCGATGCTGACGGCGTGGAAGAAGACCGAGGAGTTGGCGTTCCTCAGTGAGGTGTCCTCCGTGCCGTTGCAACAGGCACTCCGGCACTTGCAGGGGGCATTCTCGAACTTCTGGCAGAGGCGCGCGAAGTATCCCCGGTTCAAGTCCAAACGGAAGTCATGCGACTCGGCCGAGTACACCACCAGTGCCTTCCGGTACCGGGGTGGCGGGATCACTCTGGCAAAGATGAGCGAGCCGCTGGACATTGTGTGGTCCAGGCCATTGCCGGAGGGTGCATCGCCCTCCACGGTAACGGTGACCCGGGACGCGGCCGGGCGCTGGTTCGTCTCGATGCTGTGTGGCGATCCGGGCGTCAGGCCGCTGCCTCTGGTTGATGCGGCCGTGGGCATCGACGTCGGCATCACGAGCCTTGTGACCCTCTCCAGTGGGCAGAAGATCGCCAACCCGAAGCATGAGCGGAAGGATCGAGAACGCTTGGCGGTGGCTCAGCGGGAGCTGTGCCGCAAGGCGAGAGGATCGAAGAACCGAGAGAAGGCTCGGGTCAAGGTCGCCCGAATCCATGCGCGGATCGCCGACCGGCGCAGGGACTTCCTGCACAAGCTCACCACTCGAATCGTCCGCGAAAACCAAACGGTCGTGATCGAGGACCTGTCGGTCCGCAACATGCTCAAGAACAAGCGCCTCGCTCGCGCCATCAGCGACGCGAGCTGGAGCGAACTGCGAACGATGCTGAACTACAAGTGCGCCTGGTACGGCCGCGAGTTGGTGACCATCGACAGGTGGTTCCCCAGTTCCAAGCTGTGCAATGTATGCGGTGTTGTTCGTGTAGACCTGCCGCTCAATGTTCGCGAGTGGACGTGTGACTGCGGAGCGGTCCACGACCGGGACGTGAACGCGGCACGTAACATCTTGGCCGCCGGGCTGGCGGTTGCAGCCTGTGGAGACGGTGTAAGACCTCAACGGAGCACTCCGAGCGGGCGGTCGTCGATGAAGCAGGAAGTCGTCCCACCGCAGCGCATGCACGCAGCGGCTCAGCCGTGA